One genomic region from Thunnus maccoyii chromosome 16, fThuMac1.1, whole genome shotgun sequence encodes:
- the foxa2 gene encoding forkhead box protein A2 has translation MMLGAVKMEGHEHTDWSTYYGEPECYTSVGNMNTGLGMNSMNTYMSMSGMSTTANMTANSMNMSYVNTGMSPSMTGMSPGTGAMNGMGAGMTAMSAALSPSMSPMTAQPASMNALTSYTNMNAMSPIYGQSNINRSRDPKTYRRSYTHAKPPYSYISLITMAIQQSPSKMLTLAEIYQWIMDLFPFYRQNQQRWQNSIRHSLSFNDCFLKVPRSPDKPGKGSFWTLHPDSGNMFENGCYLRRQKRFKCDKKTMKDPGRKGGDGGSSNSSSESCNGNESPHSNSSSSEHKRSLSDMKTSQALSPEHAAASPVSQGQHLMSQHHSVLAHEAHLKPEHHYSFNHPFSINNLMSSEQQHHKMDLKTYEQVMHYSGYGSPMAGALSMGPMAGKAGLDSSSIPDTTYYQGVYSRPIMNSS, from the exons ATGATGCTTGGAGCAGTTAAAATGGAAGGACACGAACACACCGACTGGAGCACCTACTACGGAGAGCCCGAG TGCTACACCTCGGTTGGCAACATGAACACGGGCCTGGGAATGAACTCTATGAATACCTACATGAGCATGTCCGGCATGAGCACCACTGCCAACATGACGGCCAACTCCATGAACATGTCATACGTCAACACGGGCATGAGCCCCTCCATGACCGGCATGTCACCGGGCACCGGAGCCATGAACGGAATGGGCGCAGGCATGACGGCCATGAGCGCAGCCCTGAGCCCCAGTATGAGTCCAATGACCGCGCAGCCCGCGTCTATGAACGCCCTGACATCCTACACCAACATGAACGCCATGAGCCCCATATACGGACAGTCTAACATCAACAGGTCCAGAGACCCTAAGACCTACCGCAGGAGCTACACACACGCCAAACCCCCGTATTCCTACATTTCCCTCATCACCATGGCCATCCAGCAGTCTCCCAGTAAGATGCTGACTCTGGCCGAGATCTACCAGTGGATAATGGACCTCTTCCCTTTTTACCGACAAAACCAGCAGCGCTGGCAGAACTCCATTCGCCACTCTTTGTCGTTCAATGACTGTTTCCTCAAGGTGCCGAGGTCCCCGGATAAACCCGGGAAAGGCTCCTTTTGGACTCTCCACCCGGACTCCGGGAACATGTTTGAGAACGGCTGCTACCTGAGGAGGCAGAAGCGCTTCAAGTGCGACAAGAAGACCATGAAGGATCCCGGCCGTAAAGGGGGAGACGGCGGCTCCTccaacagcagctcagagagCTGCAACGGCAACGAGTCGCCGCACTCCAACTCCTCTTCCAGCGAACACAAAAGGTCCCTGTCGGACATGAAGACGAGCCAGGCCCTGAGCCCGGAGCACGCGGCAGCTTCCCCGGTGTCTCAGGGGCAGCACCTCATGTCTCAGCATCACTCGGTCCTTGCGCACGAAGCGCACCTGAAGCCGGAGCACCACTACTCCTTCAACCACCCCTTCTCCATCAATAACCTCATGTCTTCGGAGCAGCAGCATCACAAAATGGACCTAAAGACTTACGAGCAGGTGATGCATTACTCCGGCTATGGCTCCCCCATGGCCGGGGCTCTTTCCATGGGCCCCATGGCTGGGAAAGCCGGTCTGGATTCTTCATCCATACCTGACACAACTTACTATCAAGGCGTCTATTCCAGGCCAATCATGAATTCCTCATAA